The following coding sequences are from one Pseudonocardia sp. HH130630-07 window:
- the trxA gene encoding thioredoxin, with amino-acid sequence MATVELTTDNFNDVVGAPGATVLIDFWASWCGPCKQFAPVYDEASDKHEDVTFGKVDTEAQQELAGAFGISSIPTVMAVRDGVVLYSQPGALPADALEDLIGQVKSVDMDEVKAAVAEQEQEAGPGTTQA; translated from the coding sequence ATGGCCACCGTGGAACTGACCACCGACAACTTCAACGACGTCGTGGGCGCGCCCGGGGCGACCGTCCTGATCGACTTCTGGGCGTCCTGGTGCGGCCCGTGCAAGCAGTTCGCCCCCGTCTACGACGAGGCGTCCGACAAGCACGAGGACGTGACGTTCGGCAAGGTCGACACCGAGGCGCAGCAGGAGCTGGCCGGGGCGTTCGGGATCTCCTCGATCCCGACCGTCATGGCCGTGCGCGACGGCGTCGTCCTCTACTCCCAGCCCGGCGCGCTGCCGGCCGACGCCCTCGAGGACCTGATCGGCCAGGTCAAGTCCGTCGACATGGACGAGGTGAAGGCCGCCGTCGCCGAGCAGGAGCAGGAGGCGGGGCCGGGTACCACCCAGGCCTGA
- a CDS encoding RluA family pseudouridine synthase, producing MGELRSMPVPDGLDGMRIDAGLSRLLGLSRTVVAGLAEAGRVRLDGRDAGKSDRLPGGSWLEVELPDAAAPTVIEGPVEVVAGLTVLHEDDDIVVVDKPVGVAAHASPGWTGPTVTGGLAALGYRLSTSGAAERQGIVHRLDVGTTGVMVVATSEHAYTELKRAFKERTVDKRYHAVVQGHPDPSSGTIDAPIDRHPRHDYRFAVLQGGKPSITHYDTIEAFRSASLLDVHLETGRTHQIRVHFSALRHPCVGDLTYGADPTLAKRVGLSRQWLHARTLGFAHPADGRHAEFTSPYPGDLAAALDTLRDP from the coding sequence ATGGGAGAGCTGCGGAGCATGCCCGTCCCGGACGGGCTCGACGGAATGCGGATCGACGCCGGGCTGTCCCGGCTGCTGGGCCTGTCCCGGACGGTGGTCGCCGGCCTGGCCGAGGCCGGCCGGGTCCGGCTGGACGGCCGCGACGCCGGGAAGTCCGACCGGTTGCCGGGCGGGTCCTGGCTGGAGGTCGAGCTGCCCGACGCGGCGGCGCCGACCGTCATCGAGGGGCCGGTCGAGGTGGTCGCCGGCCTGACCGTGCTGCACGAGGACGACGACATCGTGGTCGTCGACAAGCCGGTCGGGGTCGCCGCGCACGCGTCGCCGGGCTGGACCGGCCCGACCGTCACCGGCGGGCTCGCCGCGCTCGGGTACCGGCTCTCCACCTCCGGTGCCGCGGAACGCCAGGGGATCGTGCACCGGCTCGACGTCGGGACCACCGGCGTGATGGTCGTCGCGACCTCCGAGCACGCCTACACCGAGCTGAAGCGGGCGTTCAAGGAGCGCACCGTGGACAAGCGCTACCACGCGGTCGTCCAGGGGCACCCGGATCCGTCGTCGGGCACGATCGACGCGCCGATCGACCGGCACCCGCGGCACGACTACCGGTTCGCCGTGCTGCAGGGCGGCAAGCCGAGCATCACGCACTACGACACGATCGAGGCGTTCCGGTCGGCGAGCCTGCTCGACGTGCACCTGGAGACCGGGCGCACCCACCAGATCCGGGTGCACTTCTCCGCGCTGCGCCACCCCTGCGTCGGGGACCTGACCTACGGTGCGGACCCGACGCTGGCGAAGCGGGTCGGCCTGTCCCGGCAGTGGCTGCACGCCCGCACCCTCGGGTTCGCCCATCCCGCCGACGGCCGCCACGCCGAGTTCACCAGCCCCTATCCCGGCGACCTGGCCGCGGCGCTGGACACGCTGCGGGACCCGTGA
- a CDS encoding adenosylmethionine--8-amino-7-oxononanoate transaminase, with translation MTVPDPGARPGTPEPRSAAPYGTAELLATDRAHVWHPYAPMPATATPLVVESAQGVRLRLPDGRELVDGMSSWWSAIHGYRHPRLDAAVTDQLGRMSHVMFGGITHGPAVDLARLLAEITPDGLEHVFLADSGSVSVEVAIKMCLQYWRSRGRPGKHRLLTWRGGYHGDTFGAMSVCDPDGGMHALWSDVLPRQVFADEPPPEFEHDYVAHLAELVETHADELAAVVVEPVVQGAGGMRFHDPRYLHVLRELCHAHDVLLVFDEIATGFGRTGELFAAGHAGVAPDVMCVGKALTGGYLTMAATLCTGRVAAGITGGEAGVLMHGPTFMGNPLASAVAHASVSLLLERDWRREIKDIAAGLRTGLAPARSLPGVREVRILGAIGVIELDHDVDLPAATAAAVVAGVWLRPFRNLVYAMPPFVSTRADIALVTAGMRAAALAG, from the coding sequence GTGACCGTCCCCGATCCCGGCGCCCGGCCGGGGACCCCGGAGCCCCGCTCCGCCGCGCCGTACGGCACGGCGGAGCTGCTCGCCACCGACCGCGCCCACGTCTGGCACCCGTACGCCCCGATGCCGGCGACGGCGACGCCGCTGGTCGTCGAGTCCGCGCAGGGCGTGCGGCTGCGCCTGCCGGACGGCCGCGAGCTCGTCGACGGCATGTCCTCCTGGTGGTCGGCGATCCACGGCTACCGGCACCCGCGCCTCGACGCGGCGGTGACCGACCAGCTCGGCCGGATGAGCCACGTGATGTTCGGCGGGATCACCCACGGTCCGGCCGTCGACCTGGCCCGGCTCCTCGCGGAGATCACGCCGGACGGACTCGAGCACGTCTTCCTCGCCGACTCGGGATCGGTGTCGGTCGAGGTCGCGATCAAGATGTGCCTGCAGTACTGGCGCTCCCGCGGCCGGCCCGGCAAGCACCGGCTGCTGACCTGGCGGGGCGGCTACCACGGCGACACCTTCGGTGCGATGAGCGTGTGCGACCCCGACGGCGGGATGCACGCCCTGTGGTCGGACGTGCTGCCCCGGCAGGTCTTCGCCGACGAGCCGCCGCCGGAGTTCGAGCACGACTACGTGGCGCACCTGGCCGAGCTCGTCGAGACCCACGCCGACGAGCTGGCGGCGGTGGTCGTCGAACCGGTGGTGCAGGGCGCCGGTGGGATGCGCTTCCACGATCCCCGCTACCTGCACGTATTGCGCGAGCTGTGCCACGCCCACGACGTGCTGCTCGTGTTCGACGAGATCGCGACCGGCTTCGGCCGGACCGGTGAGCTCTTCGCCGCCGGGCACGCCGGTGTCGCCCCGGACGTCATGTGCGTCGGCAAGGCGCTGACCGGCGGATATCTCACGATGGCCGCGACCCTGTGCACCGGGCGGGTGGCCGCGGGCATCACCGGGGGCGAGGCCGGCGTGCTCATGCACGGCCCGACGTTCATGGGCAACCCGCTGGCGTCCGCCGTGGCGCACGCGTCGGTGTCGTTGCTGCTGGAGCGCGACTGGCGGCGCGAGATCAAGGACATCGCGGCCGGTCTGCGCACCGGGCTCGCCCCCGCCCGCTCCCTGCCCGGGGTGCGGGAGGTCCGGATCCTCGGCGCGATCGGTGTGATCGAGCTCGACCACGACGTCGACCTCCCGGCCGCGACGGCGGCCGCCGTGGTCGCCGGCGTGTGGCTGCGGCCGTTCCGCAACCTGGTCTACGCGATGCCGCCGTTCGTCAGCACCCGGGCGGACATCGCGCTCGTCACGGCCGGCATGCGGGCCGCGGCACTGGCGGGATAG
- a CDS encoding 8-amino-7-oxononanoate synthase, producing the protein MTRPDPAVTPGHPLAWLDEIATARTADGLRRRLRPRAPDGPGAPLDLAGNDYLGLATDPRVVAGGVAALRAWGAGATGSRLVTGSTTLHAELERELAGFCGFADALVFSSGYAANLGVVSALTGPGALVVSDAAVHASLVDACRLSRARVVVTPHADPDAVAAALADRPESRALVLTDSVGSADGDLAPLLALHRVARRHGAVLVADEAHGLGVRGPGGRGLLAETGLAGEHDVVATVTLSKALGSQGGAVLGPPGVVAHLVDTARSFIFDTGLAPAAVGSALAALRVLATEPERSADVLRVAGVLAAAVDVPVPVSAVVPVLLGEPGPAVAAAAACLERGVRVGCFRPPSVPPGGSRLRLTARAGLTGPELDHAATVLAEVVADARARA; encoded by the coding sequence GTGACCCGACCCGACCCGGCGGTGACGCCCGGCCACCCGCTCGCCTGGCTGGACGAGATCGCGACCGCCCGCACGGCCGACGGCCTGCGCCGCCGGTTGCGACCACGCGCCCCGGACGGTCCGGGCGCCCCGCTCGACCTGGCCGGCAACGACTACCTGGGGCTCGCCACCGACCCGCGGGTCGTCGCGGGCGGGGTGGCCGCCCTGCGGGCCTGGGGCGCGGGAGCGACCGGATCGCGGCTGGTCACCGGCAGCACCACGCTGCACGCCGAGCTGGAACGGGAGCTCGCGGGTTTCTGCGGGTTCGCCGACGCGCTCGTGTTCTCCTCCGGCTACGCCGCGAACCTCGGCGTCGTGTCCGCGCTGACCGGTCCCGGGGCGCTCGTCGTCTCCGACGCCGCGGTGCACGCCTCCCTGGTGGACGCCTGCCGGCTCTCCCGGGCCCGGGTGGTCGTCACCCCGCACGCCGACCCGGACGCGGTCGCCGCGGCGCTCGCCGACCGCCCGGAGTCCCGCGCGCTGGTCCTCACCGACAGCGTCGGGTCCGCGGACGGCGACCTCGCGCCGCTCCTCGCCCTGCACCGGGTCGCGCGGCGGCACGGGGCGGTCCTGGTCGCCGACGAGGCGCACGGCCTCGGTGTGCGCGGCCCCGGCGGGCGCGGGCTGCTCGCCGAGACCGGGCTCGCCGGGGAGCACGACGTGGTCGCGACGGTGACCCTGTCCAAGGCGCTCGGCAGCCAGGGCGGCGCGGTGCTCGGCCCGCCCGGGGTCGTGGCGCACCTCGTCGACACCGCCCGGAGCTTCATCTTCGACACCGGACTGGCCCCGGCCGCGGTGGGCTCGGCGCTGGCCGCGCTGCGGGTGCTGGCCACCGAGCCGGAGCGGTCCGCGGACGTGCTGCGGGTGGCGGGGGTCCTCGCGGCCGCGGTCGACGTGCCGGTGCCGGTGTCGGCGGTGGTGCCGGTGCTGCTCGGCGAGCCGGGGCCGGCGGTGGCCGCGGCGGCGGCCTGCCTGGAACGGGGCGTGCGGGTCGGGTGCTTCCGGCCGCCGTCGGTGCCGCCCGGTGGCTCCCGGCTGCGGCTCACCGCCCGGGCCGGGCTGACCGGGCCCGAACTGGACCACGCGGCGACCGTCCTCGCCGAGGTCGTCGCCGACGCCAGGGCCCGGGCATGA
- the dnaE gene encoding DNA polymerase III subunit alpha — MAAGGSETGSFVHLHTHTEFSMLDGAARLDDLFAEAAKYEMPAVAMTDHGNVYGAFEFWRKAKAHDIKPIIGMEGYVAPGSRHERKRTALGNGSENNPDLMYTHMTLLAENTEGMHNLFRLSSLASLEGYYYKPRMDRELLEQYGKGLIATTGCPSGEVARLLQQKDFDAACQAASDYRDIFGKDNFFLELMDHGIGIEKQVQEDLFALKKKLDLPGLATNDLHYTYPDDTKAHEVLLCVQTGKTLADPNRFKFDAQDFYLKSAREMRDLWDPVHPEACDNTLLVAERCNIDFTTGQDLQPKAPVPEGETEESWLIKEVERGLHMRFPNGVTERYRQQANYEVGVIIKMGYPGYFLVTADLIQHAKSVGIRCGPGRGSAAGSLVAYVLGITDLDPIRHKLIFERFLNPDRISMPDIDMDFDERRRGEMIRYTTEKYGEDRIAQIITYSTIKAKAAIKDSARVLFGQPGYSVADRISKAMPPAVMGKDIPLSGVFDPAHKRYSEATEVRALYEADPQVKEIIDTARGLEGLKRQWGVHAAGVIMSSTPLLDVIPIQRRESDGAIITQFDMGVCETIGLLKMDFLGLRNLTILDDALENIGLNEKAPVDLDHLELDDAKTYELLSRGDTLGVFQLDGGPMRDLLRRMAPSEFEHISAVGALYRPGPMGANAHNDYADRKNGRQEVTPIHPELAEPLKDVLGETFGLIIYQEQVMSIAQTLAGYSLGQADLLRRAMGKKKKEILDKEYVTFAGGMKDNGYSENAVKTLWDILLPFSDYAFNRAHSAAYGVVSYWTAYLKANYPAEYMAAVLTSVRDDKDKAAVYLAECRRMGITVLPPDVNDSVRNFAPVGSDIRFGLGGIRNVGHNVVDAIVAARREKGDFADFSDFLRKVDAVVCNKKVVESLIKAGAFDSLGHTRKGLLLVHADAIDAVMSTKKAASMGQFDLFGSMDGSAGDDGDDALGGIFDVKVPSEEWDSKHKLAVEREMLGLYVSGHPLQGLEQALAAKADTSIADIVEGTVAEGGQVTVGGILANVNRRVNKNGEPWASAQIEDLAGGIEVLFFPRAYQVVGVDVAEDAIVLVKARVNKRDDRISLIANDLAVPELAAAGEGGLPIRVSLRTDQCTPERVSKLKEVLTHHPGTSEVHLSLVYGSKITALRLDDSLKVMHTSALMGDLKALLGPGCLG, encoded by the coding sequence ATGGCTGCCGGCGGCTCGGAGACGGGTTCCTTCGTCCATCTGCACACCCACACCGAGTTCTCGATGCTCGACGGGGCGGCCCGCCTCGACGACCTCTTCGCCGAGGCCGCGAAGTACGAGATGCCCGCGGTCGCGATGACCGACCACGGCAACGTCTACGGCGCCTTCGAGTTCTGGCGCAAGGCCAAGGCGCACGACATCAAGCCGATCATCGGCATGGAGGGCTACGTCGCCCCCGGCTCGCGGCACGAGCGCAAGCGGACCGCGCTCGGCAACGGCAGCGAGAACAACCCCGACCTCATGTACACCCACATGACGCTGCTCGCGGAGAACACGGAGGGGATGCACAACCTCTTCCGGCTCTCCTCGCTGGCCAGCCTCGAGGGGTACTACTACAAGCCCCGTATGGACCGCGAGCTGCTCGAGCAGTACGGCAAGGGCCTCATCGCGACGACCGGCTGCCCCTCCGGCGAGGTCGCGCGGCTGCTCCAGCAGAAGGACTTCGACGCCGCCTGCCAGGCCGCGAGCGACTACCGCGACATCTTCGGGAAGGACAACTTCTTCCTGGAGCTGATGGACCACGGCATCGGCATCGAGAAGCAGGTCCAGGAAGACCTGTTCGCGCTGAAGAAGAAGCTCGACCTGCCCGGTCTCGCCACCAACGACCTGCACTACACCTACCCGGACGACACCAAGGCGCACGAGGTGCTGCTGTGCGTCCAGACCGGCAAGACCCTCGCCGACCCGAACCGGTTCAAGTTCGACGCGCAGGACTTCTACCTCAAGTCCGCCCGCGAGATGCGCGACCTCTGGGACCCGGTCCACCCCGAGGCCTGCGACAACACGTTGCTGGTCGCCGAGCGCTGCAACATCGACTTCACCACCGGCCAGGACCTGCAGCCCAAGGCCCCGGTGCCCGAGGGCGAGACCGAGGAGTCCTGGCTGATCAAGGAGGTCGAGCGGGGACTGCACATGCGGTTCCCGAACGGCGTCACCGAGAGGTACCGCCAGCAGGCCAACTACGAGGTCGGCGTCATCATCAAGATGGGCTACCCCGGCTACTTCCTGGTGACCGCCGACCTCATCCAGCACGCCAAGTCCGTCGGCATCCGGTGCGGCCCCGGCCGTGGTTCCGCAGCCGGGTCGCTGGTCGCCTACGTCCTCGGGATCACCGACCTCGACCCGATCCGGCACAAGCTGATCTTCGAGCGGTTTCTCAACCCGGACCGCATCTCGATGCCCGACATCGACATGGACTTCGACGAGCGCCGGCGCGGCGAGATGATCCGCTACACCACGGAGAAGTACGGCGAGGACCGGATCGCCCAGATCATCACCTACTCCACGATCAAGGCGAAGGCCGCGATCAAGGACTCCGCGCGGGTGCTGTTCGGGCAGCCCGGCTACTCGGTCGCCGACCGCATCTCCAAGGCGATGCCGCCCGCGGTGATGGGCAAGGACATTCCGCTGTCCGGGGTCTTCGACCCCGCGCACAAGCGCTACTCCGAGGCCACCGAGGTGCGGGCCCTCTACGAGGCGGACCCGCAGGTCAAGGAGATCATCGACACCGCGCGGGGCCTGGAGGGCCTGAAGCGGCAGTGGGGTGTGCACGCGGCCGGCGTGATCATGTCCTCGACGCCGCTGCTCGACGTCATCCCGATCCAGCGCCGCGAGTCCGACGGCGCGATCATCACGCAGTTCGACATGGGCGTCTGCGAGACCATCGGGCTGCTCAAGATGGACTTCCTGGGGCTGCGCAACCTCACGATCCTCGACGACGCCCTGGAGAACATCGGGCTCAACGAGAAGGCCCCGGTCGACCTCGACCACCTGGAGCTCGACGACGCGAAGACCTACGAGCTGCTCTCCCGCGGCGACACGCTCGGGGTGTTCCAGCTCGACGGCGGCCCGATGCGGGACCTCCTGCGGCGGATGGCCCCGTCGGAGTTCGAGCACATCTCCGCGGTCGGCGCCCTGTACCGCCCCGGCCCGATGGGTGCGAACGCGCACAACGACTACGCCGACCGCAAGAACGGCCGCCAGGAGGTCACGCCGATCCACCCGGAGCTGGCCGAGCCCCTCAAGGACGTGCTCGGCGAGACCTTCGGCCTGATCATCTACCAGGAACAGGTCATGTCGATCGCGCAGACCCTGGCCGGGTACTCGCTCGGTCAGGCGGACCTGCTCCGCCGCGCGATGGGCAAGAAGAAGAAGGAGATCCTGGACAAGGAGTACGTCACCTTCGCCGGCGGGATGAAGGACAACGGCTACTCCGAGAACGCCGTCAAGACGCTCTGGGACATCCTGCTCCCGTTCTCCGACTACGCCTTCAACCGCGCGCACTCCGCCGCGTACGGCGTCGTGTCGTACTGGACGGCCTACCTGAAGGCGAACTACCCGGCCGAGTACATGGCCGCGGTGCTCACCTCCGTCCGGGACGACAAGGACAAGGCCGCCGTCTACCTGGCCGAGTGCCGCCGGATGGGGATCACCGTCCTCCCGCCGGACGTCAACGACTCGGTGCGCAACTTCGCCCCGGTCGGTTCCGACATCCGGTTCGGTCTCGGCGGTATCCGCAACGTCGGGCACAACGTCGTCGACGCGATCGTCGCGGCGCGCCGGGAGAAGGGCGACTTCGCCGACTTCTCCGACTTCCTGCGCAAGGTCGACGCGGTGGTCTGCAACAAGAAGGTCGTCGAGTCCCTGATCAAGGCGGGCGCGTTCGACTCGCTGGGCCACACCCGCAAGGGCCTGCTGCTCGTGCACGCCGACGCCATCGACGCGGTGATGAGCACGAAGAAGGCCGCGTCGATGGGCCAGTTCGACCTCTTCGGGTCGATGGACGGCAGCGCGGGCGACGACGGGGACGACGCGCTCGGCGGCATCTTCGACGTGAAGGTGCCGAGCGAGGAGTGGGACAGCAAGCACAAGCTCGCCGTCGAGCGGGAGATGCTGGGCCTCTACGTGTCCGGTCACCCGCTGCAGGGCCTCGAACAGGCGCTCGCGGCGAAGGCGGACACCTCGATCGCCGACATCGTCGAGGGGACCGTCGCCGAGGGCGGGCAGGTCACCGTCGGCGGCATCCTCGCCAACGTGAACCGCCGGGTGAACAAGAACGGCGAGCCCTGGGCGTCGGCGCAGATCGAGGACCTCGCCGGTGGGATCGAGGTCCTGTTCTTCCCGCGCGCCTACCAGGTCGTCGGGGTCGACGTGGCCGAGGACGCGATCGTGCTGGTCAAGGCCAGGGTCAACAAGCGCGACGACCGGATCTCGCTGATCGCCAACGACCTCGCGGTGCCCGAGCTGGCCGCCGCCGGTGAGGGCGGGCTCCCGATCCGGGTCAGCCTGCGCACCGACCAGTGCACCCCCGAGCGCGTGTCGAAGCTCAAGGAGGTGCTGACCCACCATCCGGGCACGTCCGAGGTGCACCTGTCCCTGGTCTACGGCAGCAAGATCACGGCTCTGCGGCTCGACGACTCGCTGAAGGTCATGCACACCTCGGCGCTGATGGGCGACCTGAAGGCGCTGCTCGGGCCGGGCTGCCTGGGCTGA
- a CDS encoding PaaX family transcriptional regulator encodes MATPSPDPGPAATGGPPPSRPGGPGPAGGAVTRRRELGQASARSLLLTVLGEFVLPADEPVWTRALLETMGALGIEAKSARQALARTAAEGLLVSDRDGRRVRWSLTTAGRRLLSEGAARIYGFGATATGWDGRWLVLLASVPESRRQLRHRLRTRLAWAGLGSPAPGVWVSPDPAKEEQVAQVLDELGLRGMSSSFVGRYGAIGRPADVVAQAWDLDRVELAYQEFLDCFTPAAGAPAPGAGVGTGVLARQVRLVHAWRRFPFLDPELPAELLPDRWAGARAADLFGTLHDRWDAPARAAWAELAGTP; translated from the coding sequence ATGGCCACCCCGTCCCCCGATCCCGGTCCGGCCGCCACCGGCGGGCCCCCGCCGTCGCGGCCCGGTGGGCCGGGCCCCGCGGGCGGCGCCGTCACCCGCCGTCGCGAGCTCGGCCAGGCCTCGGCGCGGTCGCTGCTGCTCACCGTGCTCGGCGAGTTCGTGCTCCCGGCGGACGAACCGGTCTGGACCCGGGCGCTGCTGGAGACGATGGGCGCGCTCGGCATCGAGGCGAAGTCGGCGCGCCAGGCGCTGGCCCGGACCGCGGCCGAGGGGCTGCTGGTCTCCGACCGCGACGGCCGCCGGGTCCGCTGGTCCCTGACGACGGCCGGGCGGCGGCTGCTGTCGGAGGGTGCGGCCCGGATCTACGGGTTCGGTGCCACCGCGACCGGGTGGGACGGCCGCTGGCTGGTGCTGCTGGCGTCGGTACCGGAGTCCCGGCGACAGCTGCGGCACCGGCTGCGGACCCGGCTGGCCTGGGCCGGGCTCGGCTCACCCGCCCCCGGGGTGTGGGTCTCCCCCGACCCCGCGAAGGAGGAGCAGGTCGCGCAGGTGCTCGACGAGCTCGGGCTGCGCGGGATGAGCAGCTCGTTCGTCGGCCGGTACGGCGCGATCGGCCGGCCGGCCGACGTCGTCGCCCAGGCCTGGGACCTCGACCGGGTCGAGCTGGCCTACCAGGAGTTCCTCGACTGCTTCACGCCCGCGGCCGGCGCACCGGCCCCGGGGGCGGGGGTCGGCACCGGCGTGCTCGCCCGGCAGGTCCGGCTGGTGCACGCCTGGCGGCGGTTCCCGTTCCTGGACCCCGAGCTCCCGGCCGAGCTGCTGCCCGACCGGTGGGCCGGTGCCCGCGCCGCGGACCTGTTCGGGACCCTGCACGACCGGTGGGACGCACCGGCCCGGGCCGCCTGGGCGGAGCTGGCCGGCACGCCGTGA
- a CDS encoding SulP family inorganic anion transporter, with product MSAQDHSSNSRHTSTPSSGRATRDEHAPAESGRGEHSPPGGGWFGRTFPHARADLSASIVVFLVAVPLSLGIAVASGAPILAGLVAAVVGAVVAGLLGGSKLQVSGPAAGLTVIVAELVNTYGWQVTTLITAGAGVLQIVFGLTKLSRFAQAIPPAVVHGMLAGIGATIALGQLNVVLGDQAQTGGVASIGNLPSAVANLSWPALLLGGLVIAIMLGWSRLPSKITVVPAALVAIVAATAVSLAFTDVTRVELGGSLLDALSLPSLPESNWGGVLFGMLTVALIASVESLLSAVAIERMKPGTRTDTDRELLGQGAANTVSGMIGGLPITGVIVRSAANVKAGAETRASAVMHGVWIALFAIVLIGVIELIPMAALAGLLVMMGIGLIKPADIRTARAHGELAIYAVTLAGVVFLNLLEGVVIGLVLAGLMLLWRAVRSRPHLDQAADGSCELVIEGSLSFLAVPRLSRELNAVPHGADITVRLVTDYLDHAAYDHLLAWKARHEGTGGVVTVIEPDEARRSTTPGARFLTWGEWQSRDAEQTAAEPLMAGVAAYHENTCDAIRPTMSELAGGQSPSAMMISCADSRVLPHVITHSGPGDVFTVQNVGNLACGPGTAAAVEFATSALNVPLVAVCGHSGCGAMKGLRAGAAGSEGALGAWLLEARPVLRAFETGHPVAEAAARDGFDEIDQLAMVNVALQMEMLRAQESGAEVMGMFYDIRTARVLVLDEQAQRFVDVRPDADVPGSDLDRIAAGHGHGLAATATVRPVEV from the coding sequence GTGTCAGCGCAGGATCACTCCAGTAACTCCCGTCACACCAGCACCCCGAGCTCGGGCCGGGCCACCCGCGACGAGCACGCTCCGGCCGAGTCCGGGCGCGGGGAGCACTCGCCGCCGGGCGGCGGCTGGTTCGGACGGACCTTCCCGCACGCCCGGGCCGACCTGTCGGCCTCGATCGTCGTCTTCCTCGTTGCGGTGCCGCTCTCGCTCGGCATCGCCGTCGCCTCCGGTGCCCCGATCCTCGCCGGCCTCGTCGCCGCCGTCGTGGGCGCGGTCGTCGCCGGGCTGCTCGGCGGCTCGAAACTCCAGGTCTCCGGCCCGGCCGCGGGCCTCACGGTGATCGTCGCCGAGCTGGTCAACACCTACGGCTGGCAGGTCACCACCCTGATCACCGCCGGTGCCGGTGTCCTGCAGATCGTCTTCGGCCTGACCAAGCTCTCCCGGTTCGCCCAGGCCATCCCGCCCGCCGTCGTGCACGGCATGCTCGCCGGCATCGGCGCGACCATCGCGCTCGGCCAGCTCAACGTCGTGCTCGGCGACCAGGCCCAGACCGGCGGCGTCGCGTCGATCGGCAACCTGCCGTCCGCCGTCGCGAACCTGTCCTGGCCCGCCCTGCTGCTCGGCGGCCTGGTCATCGCGATCATGCTCGGCTGGAGCCGGCTCCCGTCGAAGATCACCGTGGTGCCCGCCGCGCTGGTCGCCATCGTCGCCGCGACCGCCGTCTCGCTCGCCTTCACCGACGTCACCAGGGTCGAGCTGGGGGGCTCGTTGCTCGACGCCCTGTCGCTGCCGTCGCTGCCGGAGTCGAACTGGGGCGGTGTCCTGTTCGGCATGCTGACCGTGGCGCTGATCGCCAGCGTCGAGTCGCTGCTCTCGGCGGTCGCCATCGAGCGGATGAAGCCGGGTACCCGCACCGACACCGACCGCGAGCTGCTCGGCCAGGGCGCGGCCAACACCGTCTCCGGCATGATCGGCGGCCTGCCGATCACCGGCGTCATCGTGCGCTCCGCGGCCAACGTCAAGGCCGGTGCCGAGACCCGTGCCTCGGCGGTCATGCACGGCGTCTGGATCGCCCTGTTCGCGATCGTGCTGATCGGCGTCATCGAGCTCATCCCGATGGCCGCGCTGGCCGGCCTGCTGGTGATGATGGGGATCGGCCTGATCAAGCCGGCCGACATCCGCACCGCCCGCGCCCACGGCGAGCTCGCCATCTACGCCGTGACCCTCGCCGGCGTCGTGTTCCTGAACCTGCTGGAGGGCGTCGTCATCGGCCTGGTGCTGGCCGGGCTGATGCTGCTCTGGCGCGCCGTCCGGTCGCGTCCGCACCTGGACCAGGCCGCCGACGGCAGCTGCGAGCTGGTCATCGAGGGCTCGCTCAGCTTCCTCGCCGTGCCGCGGCTGTCCCGTGAGCTGAACGCGGTGCCGCACGGGGCCGACATCACCGTCCGGCTGGTCACCGACTACCTCGACCACGCCGCCTACGACCACCTGCTGGCCTGGAAGGCCCGCCACGAGGGCACCGGCGGTGTCGTCACCGTGATCGAGCCCGACGAGGCGCGCCGCAGCACCACGCCCGGTGCCCGCTTCCTGACCTGGGGCGAGTGGCAGTCCCGCGACGCCGAGCAGACGGCCGCCGAGCCGCTGATGGCGGGCGTCGCGGCCTACCACGAGAACACCTGCGACGCGATCCGCCCGACGATGTCGGAGCTGGCGGGCGGCCAGTCCCCGTCGGCCATGATGATCTCCTGCGCGGACTCCCGGGTGCTGCCGCACGTCATCACGCACAGCGGCCCCGGCGACGTCTTCACCGTGCAGAACGTCGGCAACCTCGCCTGCGGCCCGGGCACCGCGGCCGCGGTCGAGTTCGCCACCTCGGCGCTGAACGTCCCGCTGGTCGCCGTCTGCGGACACTCCGGCTGCGGCGCGATGAAGGGCCTGCGGGCCGGCGCGGCGGGCTCGGAGGGCGCGCTCGGCGCCTGGCTGCTGGAGGCCCGCCCGGTGCTGCGCGCCTTCGAGACCGGGCACCCGGTCGCCGAGGCGGCGGCGCGGGACGGCTTCGACGAGATCGACCAGCTGGCGATGGTCAACGTGGCGCTGCAGATGGAGATGCTGCGCGCCCAGGAGTCCGGCGCCGAGGTGATGGGCATGTTCTACGACATCCGTACCGCCCGGGTGCTGGTGCTCGACGAGCAGGCCCAGCGGTTCGTCGACGTCCGGCCGGACGCCGACGTCCCCGGCTCCGACCTGGACCGGATCGCCGCCGGTCACGGCCACGGTCTGGCGGCCACGGCCACGGTCCGCCCGGTCGAGGTCTGA